AAATCCAAAACCCCTCCCAGGACATGGGCGGACTGTTTTCGGCAGCACTCGCCAACAGGCAGGAACCAGGAATAGAACCGTCCAGGCCAAGATTCACAGGAGAACCCGAACCGTCCAGGAACATATCAGGAATGCCAGAACAGGCCAAAAGCGAAAAGGGATGGGTGTACCTCAAACCAGGAAGTAAACCTCCAGAAGGAGCAAAAACCAGACAAGGCCCTGGGGGAGCAACATACTATTGGAGTGAGCCAAAAATCAACAGGCGAACCCTCCTGGAGAAGGATCCTGAAGACATGACACCAGAAGAACTCGAAGCAGCATACGAAATGATGGAAGCAGACCAGACCTCATACACCCAGGAAGACCTGGAAGCAGCAAAACGCTGGTTGGCAAACAAGCCACACCTACGACGCCTCTTCGGCAAAAACTACTACGACTTCGCAGTAGAAGTCGCATCCGCAATTCACAGAGGAGAAGATCCAGACCTCATCGATTGGGAGTCCATAGACCGCAAAATAGGCATCAGGGATGCTCTCATGGAGCAAAGACAGCCCGAACCTTTCGAAATGTCAGCCAAAAAAAAAGTCGAAAAGAAGGGTAGAGAAGGATACACTCGCTTGGCAGACCTGCTCACAAAAGAAATCCAGGAACGAATGAAAGGACTTAAAAAAAAGCCCACCCCAGCACAACTCAAGAAGATCGCAAAGGAAATCCAGGACAAACTCACTCCAGAACTCAAAAAGACAGCGGACAAACTCATAGAAGCCCACTATAAAAAAGCAATGAGGGAAGCCGAAAAGGAACTCGGCAAAAAACTCGGATTCGGCGACAAAGACCTGGAAGCAATAAAAACACTCCAAACCCAAAAAGTCCTCACAGAAGCATTCGCAGGCCTCTCCAAGGAACTCGCAAAGGGAATTCACGAAATCATAAAAGACGCTTACAAAACAGGCCAGGGCCTCACAACCAGAAAACTCCAAAAGAGAATCCAGGAACTCACAGACCTGGCAGAACACCGAGCAGAAAATATCGCCAGGACCGAAACGGGAAAAGTAAGCGCTGCAGCAAGAATCAACCAGTACCGCAAGGCCGATCCAGAAAACAAATTCCTGTACAAATGGGTAGGGCCTGACGACCACAGAACAACCAGGACCTGCAAGCGAATAATGCAGAGAACCAAAAACGGTGTGCCATTCGACGAACTCGTCAGAATCATCGAGGAGGAAAGCAAGAAGGACTTCCCCGACTTCACAATCGACAAAGACGCACCCGTAGCGCACTACCAGTGCAGGCACACCTTCGTTAAGGTAGGCCAAAAATGAACCAGGAAGAACGACAGAACGAACAGGCAATCATCGAAGTGCTGGACAAAGCCCTGAACGAATTCATCGACAGGGTGTTCGAGAAAAGCCAGACCAAACTTGCAGAAGAAGGCAAAGTCGACACGGGAAACCTCCTCAAAACAGCAAACATCGAGAGAAAACCCCTGGAAAAAACCATAGTGTACCCAGCCGATTATGCGGAATG
This portion of the Candidatus Woesearchaeota archaeon genome encodes:
- a CDS encoding HK97 gp10 family phage protein — its product is MNQEERQNEQAIIEVLDKALNEFIDRVFEKSQTKLAEEGKVDTGNLLKTANIERKPLEKTIVYPADYAEWVEFGRLPGSMPPPGELQKWCERKLKLKPKEAKKAAWAIAKAIEQRGIQPFPFLTRSAMETIQEMGLQ